The Macrobrachium rosenbergii isolate ZJJX-2024 chromosome 20, ASM4041242v1, whole genome shotgun sequence region AGTCTTATTCTTGGGTTAGATTGCCAAAGAAGTCTTAGCCTTAGGCATCATCATTAACTCTAAGAGAGCAGCTGTTGTATATGAGggtaaacaaaattactttttgtaacaattaaaataaaagtcgGTAAGGAAATCAATATTCACGAAGTTACAAAGGTGAAAGCGAGTATGGCAGACGCAGAATTGTGGGCCAGAAATTGTTCTAAATTAAACGGTAAACTGAGTCTCAAAAAATCTGTACAGAGAATATGCAACTCGATAATCTTTCTTATGTTATAGATAGAAAAGTAAAAGTGATCTAGAAAGTGATGTCAATGTCATACAACAGCATCTATAAAAGATGCACCGACCTTAAATCAGGAGCGAAAACTATCAAGAGCACACAGTGCTAATCACCTAAGAGTATCAATATGTTCACGTTCTGGACACAGAATTTCTTGGATATTTTGATATCTCTCCTAATAACCATCCATGTGCCAAACGTCCATACAGAGCACACACTGACCCGcatgaaaaaaaactacaaaaaattatctataaaataaaCACTGAGTCTCTTCTAGATTTTAAAAGGGCTCGCCCGAAGGATTTTTTCCTCAATGAAAGGTGAGAGTTAGAGCCAAAAGGTCAAAATTTGTTGGGCACCTCGTGGGAGAAGATTAAATGgatcagatgaaaaataaaatccaaaaaccaGTGCATCTGGGACCGAATGGACGGTGCATAGAGTCTTCACCGCTGACTGCATAGTCATGCAAGATATATTTAAGGAAGAGCCACACTGAGGGGAATGTTTTTTGGAACCTCCATACTAGAATGAAGGAACAAGACCAAAATCCCATTAGGAGAAAAGTCTAAGATTATTTTTACGTGCGAGTGTTTTTCCTTTGAAGTTATTCTTGAACCATATGGTTTCATACATAGCTACTGCTTAGAACGAGGAACAAACAGAACACAGAACTATATAGCACCAACGGTTCACAATGTATGCTATCTAATTACTAGCTAACATGTGgtcatttcctttcattctatTCTTTtgaaacagattaataaaaacattaaataaatttaatgcaGCACACAGAGCAATGATTTTGTTGAGGGAGGTAGTCTGCTTTGTACAAAAATCGGTGACACATAACTTGTGTCATTTGGTTTGACATGATCTATTTACGACGTGTTAAGAAGACAAACAAACTGACGAAAAGGGGTTTTAGGGGATTTCACATCTGAATCctcaaaaaattaaactaaacccTACATCTTGCAAAGTAAGTCTGACATATGAATAGTTTTAAGGCCCAGAATAACCAACGTTGTGATATTTCAATTACCgatttttattaacttaataAGGTAAACTACtgggaatacacacacatacaaacatatatatatatatatatatatatatatatatatatatatatatatatatatatatatatataataatatatataattagatcaATTCCATAAGGATAGTTCtttagagataaaataaaatcttgtgtATTAATTTCAACTGTTGCTAATTTCAGACCATCACTCAGATAAGTAACTGATGATGTTAAATAcaaagtgatttaaaaaaaagctaGTTAAAGATATGTGGTAATTATTACGCGTATCACGAAGAGTCACAAAGTAAAACTTTTTGACACCCACACCTGAAAATATACTACTCCCACATCTGGAACTACTCTCCAATGATACGTCGACAATTAAATATTTGCTTGCGAAAACCTGAATGAACCTCTGTATAATTTTAACGTAGTGGCATCTTTTCAACGATAACGAATTTCTAGATACTAAGTAAAGAAGTAGACGAGTTTTTGTCGCAGTGCAGCCatacctgaaaagaaataaaaaaaatattgataagtatgttatatacatagttcataaacacacacgctttatatatgcatatatatatagtatgcatatatacatatatatgtatatatatattatatatatcactaacaGTAAGCCACAAATAGCTGTTTCAATATATGTAGTCAGTAATTCTGTCTCCTGGTCTTCCACCTTTCACAGTTTTGAATTATGGGCCATTTCCTCATACTtatcgtcttccattctttctgcATGAACACACTTCATCCTTAAATCCTCCTTCTCCTATGAGGCTGTGTAACATCACTGTATCTCTAGTTTTCTCACCCCTTCAACCACATTTCACTCCCATAAAGAAAAGTTCTCTTAACAACCCCTTAATACATCTAAACATCTGCTTTCACAGAAACCttataaatttcaaacattttgcaGTGGCCCTTCCAACATAAAACTTACTTTAGCTATTTTGCAATTCACCTCTCATCCTGCCACCATCCATTTTCTCAAAAAAACCTTCgtgaaatactttcatattttcgCTAGCCATGGTAACAAATACAGTTAACATGATCCAATTAGTAACAATTTCAAACTCTTCTTACAGTCTCTAAATATATTGTATTAGGTCTAGTGGCTTACCGTTTGCGAATACATATTACCAACAGTATCACTTTCATAGATTAGTTACACCTTACACTACACATTGTTTATGATCACTCTCCTCACTTCAGCTTGCAATCTCCTAGCCTTTGCCACGCACCTTTTGCACATCCATCTACAAAAAACTTTGAATCATTCTCTAAAAATGGCCCTTTACATCTTATGTCCTAACGATACCGTCCACACTGCTTCCTCATTAATCAATCCCAaactttacttctttatttaataaagcctttccctttactttcaaacttatcatactactatttcataacaaaatctGGTTCTTACATTGTCCTTCTTTAAGTCTAAATCTGCACTACTTTTCCTCTTCCGGTAATTTTAAAACTACCTTTTCAATTGAAACTAACAAACATCTTCTTAGGTATATTATTCTTCTCACTAATTTATCTGAAAATGCTATCCATTACAAGATTTGCTTTATATACTCTGTTGAGCTATCAGTAACACTGTCATCAACATACCGCAGCAGATCATCAACATACCGCAGCATCTCATCGGTAATCCTGGCAACAACTGGCCACTGTTCTTTCTTAAACCTTTTAACTGCCCCTCATAAATCCTTAATAGCAGCTTGAGCACGTATTCTTAGAATTATTTAGGCTGCGTTGCTTATATTCTTTACAATCAACAAAGCTCCAACGTGATAAATGCATCCCTTTCAAAAAATATCACTCCATTTTCGTCTTAAATTTCAGGAATCAATTACTCATCGAGAATGTTCTCGACACTTACTTTTCTCCTTAAAGTGCTTATGAAAATGCATCCCGAACTTTCACTTCCTTCCACCTTATTTCCCATTTTGTCCTCGACCACCTAATTCTTTCTTTACTAAACATGTGTAACATGACTTTATTTTGCCCTTCTTTTATCCTGTAACCCACACATACCTTGGTCAATATATTTAAGCTCTTTAAAACGTCTCCCTGATCCTCCTGATAAAGAGGCTGCCCTCTGCCTTGGCCTAAATTTGTCAGCCACACAATTCAATTGCTTCACTCAAaattgctcacacacacacacaaacacacacacacacacacgtaaagtacaaaatcctataaaataaactatacgaaaaaaataaaaggataaccAAGGAAACCTCAAATCGCATCAACTCACGGATAGCCCACTGCACAAATAATCGATAACGATTATCTAACAGGGTAATCTATGATTAAGAATCACTAACCTTTATTTCTGAATTAGGGTCCTGAACGTCAGGTTAATTCTTGGCCCGTGCACAGCCTTGCGGGTGGGCAGCGCGTGGTACCAGTAGTTGTTGGTCGGGTAGTTCATCATCAGGAGACTTCCGTGCTCGAGGACTATATTCACTGAAATGGGAGACATTCGTGATTTATACGGTCATACTAAAGCACAATTGGATAGACTCCCATCTCGGTATAGggttgaatttagaatttaggccaaagaccaagagctgggacctatgaggtctttcagcggtGTAAGcgtaacggaaattgacaggagaaggtttgaaaggcgtaacaggaggaaaacctcgcatttgcactatgaatcaattgctaggagagggtggaaagtaagacggaagaaagagaatatgaaaggaggtacagtaaaaggaacgaaaggggttgcagctaggggtcgaaggcaagccgcaaatgcctacagtgcactgcacgaggtgcactgacagtactaccACCTACGGGGACCCATCTCAGTATAGATGGTCAGATTTTCCCCTCATACTCAAGACTTTAACTTATGTCATCAAGGATTATAAATCATTTTTGTTGCGTCTTCATAAATATGTTGCTGCTCAATGGGGTAACTGTCATTCAGTATAGTTGACGTTACTTGATGCCTTCACAAAAATAAGAACTGTGTTTATATGAACTGATGAATGTGGGCAACGTACCACACTGTCAGTCCGTGATAAATCTGGTTATACATTGACGCAAAGGCTCTAAGTTCAACTTGATTTATGTAAGTCAATGTTTATCTGTACAAATTAGTATGGCCACACTTAAATACGATTCCTTTCGTAACACCTGATGcatctgtgtaaatatataattgaagGTAACGCATAATCAGCTATTAGTACCAGTAAttccactgaatattttcatgactttttttaccCTTTCAGGATGAATATGTGACAATGGCATAAATTAtttaagattgtatatatatccaGGTGCTCTTAAGCAACTGTAGGGACTCAGGaatgcataaacacatacacacaggcgctctcacaaataaacaaatgtatttaGCAGAACAAGCgtctacaggagagagagagagagagagagagagagagagagagagagagagagagagagagagagagagagatacctttatCGATAAACTTCTTATTGCGACCTCTCGCATCCTGGTGTTTGAAATAGAAGTCCCTAGGTTGGCCCAAGGTTATGGATGCAATGGGAGCCGACCGATCCAGTTCCTTCTCATCGTCCTTGTGCTCCCCCATGTGGTCGTTCCCGTCCTGGTACCTTCAAAAGAGAACGATGCAAAGATGAAATATGTCAGAATTTATCAACGAATGATATTACATGACCTCTCAAAGTCTCGTGTGTATGTTAACAGGGTGTCTCGAAAGTGTGTGCATGTTAAAAGGTGTCTCGATAGTGTTTGCATGTTAACAGGGTGTCTCGATAGTCTGTGCATGTTAACAGGGTGTCTCAAAAGTGTGTGTATTTTAACAGGGTGTCTCGAAAGTGCGTGTATGTTAACAGGGTGTCTCGAAAGTTTGTTTATGTTAACAGGGTGTCTCGAAAGTGTGTTTCTGTTAACAGGGTGTCTCGAAAGTGTTTGCATGTTTACAGGGTGTCTCGAAAGCGTTAACAGGATGTCTCGAAAGTGTGTATTTTAACAGGGTGTCTCGAAAGTGCGAGTACGTTAACAGAGTGTCTCGAAAGTGTGTGCATGTTCACAGGGTATCTCGAAAGTCTGTGTATGTTAACAGTGTCTCGAAAGTGTGTACTTTAACAGGGTGTCTCGAAGGTGTGAGCATGTTAACAGAGTGTCTCGAAAGTGTGTGCAAGTTAACAGGGTGTCTCGAAAGTCTGTTTATGTTAACAGTGTCTAGAAAGTAAGTTTACAGGGTGGCTCGAAAACATGTGTGTTAACAGTGTGTCTCGAGAAATAGCGAATGAGCGAACAAGAACTGACGAAACTCGGCAGGTACATTCAACAGGTAACCGAGTTTACAGTGGTCTACTAAATTATCAAATGAGTAAGTTACAATGTTTTTCAATAAAGTTGGTGAAATTAGCACTAAAAAATTTCCGGGTGACAGAATCACGTCCATTCTAAGTGAGCTTCACTGCCCTTAATGGGAggacaaaatatacaaaacgcACTTTGGCCTACTCTGCCACAAAGATTATGGAATCCACAAAGCCAAATACCATATGAAGTGCAACTACATGTAAGAGCATGACTGAATTGTAGGCTACTGAATCCAAGATGAAACAAAATGCTGATTGAGAGGCCTTTGATCACTTGGCACCCTGGACCTCTGGTCATTCAGTAAGATGCCCcaggaagaaaacaaaggtaaataactTCTGAGGTAACTGAGGAGAAATTGAGAGGCTCCCATCTAAAATAAAACTATGCCACAGAAAACCcttagttcataaaaaaaaaaaaacattaaactacTAAACCTACAAAGAGCGGCTTGCCTGACGGACACAAGAGGGCACTCAAAAACAGACAAGgaggatagatagataaatagatagacagatatttagatagacagatatacagatagatagaggaTATTTCTGAACTTTTAGGGGCAACTTGAAATacatcaacaaaacaacaataaaacaataactttTAGGGCTACACCAACTACAGTAAGAGAACCTATTTCAGCAACAATTTCGATAAACCCAAAACTGCAACAACAGCATCACCTTACCTGTTGACGAGTACAAAGTTGAAAGTGTGACCTGTGACCCGAACGAGGAGGTCACGAATGGCTCTCAGAGGTCGCGGCCAAGGTCGAGCTGGGGTAAGGATCCCGCTGTAGCGATAACTGAGGCCCTCGTCACCGTAAGTACCctgagaagaggaggaaaattaaGGTTTTGGGACACGATTGGGGAGTTGACGCCACACACTACAGGCATTTTGGGcagaaaaatctttgttttcatctTTGGATGTTAATTTATGTTGGGCATTTtgcctccctctccctctccctctctctctctctctctctctctctctctctctctctctctctctctctctctctctctctctctctctatgatcagACCTGATCTGCTTCTTGAACATGTTGAaaacttccttctttcctttctctctctctctctctctctctctctctctctctctctctctctctctctctctctctctctctctctctttgatcagATCTGATGCGcttgaaaatgttgaaaacttccttctttccttgctctctctctctctctctctgatcagatCTGATGTGCttcttgaaaatgttgaaaacttccttctttccttgctctctctctctctctctctctctctctctctctgcttcctggGTATGCTACGCCACTTTCCAAAGACGCGCACCTTGGCCAGATCTCCCGTAAAGTACTCGACTTCCTCCTCGAGGACGTCGAAGAGGGCATCGGCCACGCTCCTCGAAAACAAAATAGCATAATCTAGATCCAGGTTCTCTCGCCTGATCTTCCGCCATTTCATGGAAGACGTCGTCAAGCCATCGAAGCTCAGGTCGATGCCTTTGTATGGGCCTTTGCAGACTTCGCCTAAAGAATCGTCTTTGCCGTCGACCGAGGCGCCATTGGGCAGAAGTTCCCAGTTGGTGCCATTTGCCACGGACTCTTCTGGCACTTCTTTCGCGCTGCCGTTCGTGTGAGTTTCCTCTGGCTGCcgtttcttcctctttcccttaGCGTCTGCTCTGCCGTCGACGGACGAATCACGTTTTTTAGTCTCTGTGGGATCCATGATAATCAAAAtctgaaagcaaaaatattttcagttagagAAGCACCTCAACAGATATTTTGGGGGTCTGGCCTTTCCGAGTAACACAGACCCCCTACTGTAGCCTGCACTTGACTAATTTcaagatatcttacagctaacagtaTTTCCACAAAATTCCTAAATCGAACAAACCTGTACGTTACACTTAACAGCCAGTTTAAgagatatatctaaaaataagtcACATCTAAAATGCTAgcacatgaaaaaataatcatgctTTGGCAGCTCACAAATACAGAAGGCCGCTAAGTTGAGGTCCGTCAAGTTGAAGGGTtactgtgttattattgttataattattcgAGCTGAGCAAATGTTCTTATAGGATAAACCTAAAGAGCCAAAACCTTGTTAAGCAAGTTTCCGTTCAAACATGCCTCAACTAATACATATGAACAAATGGTTACGTCGATTCAGATTACCaatcaaaaaaatgttttatccaAAGTgggctataaaaataaaaagacttgaTAGTAACATTTCGAAAGAGTATTCTACAAGAAACTATAAATAAAGATATCTATGACCTATGAAGGAAGGATCAAATCACTGAAAATTAGTTTTAAGTGGAAGTCGTTGCGTGTACCGGGGTCCTCTGTGGATGAATGCTACAGGTTTAACTTGGCAAAAATACAAAGGGTATTAAAAGTATAGAATCaacactccccccaaaaaaagggttTTGTTCAAAACATCTAAAGCTCACAATTGCATAGCTGTATTCAAATTTTATGCGGAAATAAAGACAGTGAGCAAGTTGAATAAGATTTATTTCGAAAGGCCggatttcttcttttccatttttcatcggctgactgCTAGGTATAGTAATGTATTTTTCATCGTAATACATCCACAGAATGATGGA contains the following coding sequences:
- the LOC136849248 gene encoding DNA oxidative demethylase ALKBH2-like isoform X1; its protein translation is MDPTETKKRDSSVDGRADAKGKRKKRQPEETHTNGSAKEVPEESVANGTNWELLPNGASVDGKDDSLGEVCKGPYKGIDLSFDGLTTSSMKWRKIRRENLDLDYAILFSRSVADALFDVLEEEVEYFTGDLAKVRVFGKWRSIPRKQGTYGDEGLSYRYSGILTPARPWPRPLRAIRDLLVRVTGHTFNFVLVNRYQDGNDHMGEHKDDEKELDRSAPIASITLGQPRDFYFKHQDARGRNKKFIDKVNIVLEHGSLLMMNYPTNNYWYHALPTRKAVHGPRINLTFRTLIQK
- the LOC136849248 gene encoding DNA oxidative demethylase ALKBH2-like isoform X2, with product MDPTETKKRDSSVDGRADAKGKRKKRQPEETHTNGSAKEVPEESVANGTNWELLPNGASVDGKDDSLGEVCKGPYKGIDLSFDGLTTSSMKWRKIRRENLDLDYAILFSRSVADALFDVLEEEVEYFTGDLAKGTYGDEGLSYRYSGILTPARPWPRPLRAIRDLLVRVTGHTFNFVLVNRYQDGNDHMGEHKDDEKELDRSAPIASITLGQPRDFYFKHQDARGRNKKFIDKVNIVLEHGSLLMMNYPTNNYWYHALPTRKAVHGPRINLTFRTLIQK